One segment of Oreochromis niloticus isolate F11D_XX linkage group LG8, O_niloticus_UMD_NMBU, whole genome shotgun sequence DNA contains the following:
- the LOC100710456 gene encoding ER lumen protein-retaining receptor 2 — protein MNIFRLTGDLSHLAAIIILLLKIWKTRSCAGISGKSQILFALVFTTRYLDLLTSFISLYNTTMKIIYIGCSYATVYLIYMKFKATYDGNHDTFRVEFLVVPVGGLAFLVNHDFSPLEILWTFSIYLESVAILPQLFMISKTGEAETITTHYLFFLGLYRALYLINWIWRFYFEGFFDMIAIVAGVVQTILYCDFFYLYVTKVLKGKKLSLPA, from the exons ATGAATATTTTCAGGCTAACCGGCGACCTCTCCCACTTAGCAGCTATCATCATCCTGCTGCTAAAAATATGGAAAACCAGGTCTTGTGCCG GTATTTCGGGAAAGAGTCAGATCCTGTTTGCCTTGGTGTTCACCACTCGCTACCTTGACCTGCTCACATCCTTCATCTCTCTCTACAACACCACCATGAAG ATCATCTACATCGGATGTTCATACGCCACTGTGTACCTGATCTACATGAAGTTCAAGGCAACTTATGATGGAAACCATGACACGTTTAGAGTGGAGTTCCTGGTCGTCCCTGTTGGTGGCCTGGCTTTCCTGGTTAACCATGACTTCTCTCCTCTGGAG ATCCTGTGGACATTTTCTATCTACTTGGAGTCAGTGGCCATACTACCTCAGCTCTTCATGATCAGCAAGACAGGAGAAGCTGAGACCATCACCACCCACTACCTGTTCTTCCTGGGTCTGTACAGAGCTCTCTACCTCATCAACTGGATATGGAGGTTCTACTTTGAGGGGTTCTTTGATATGATTGCCATTGTTGCTGGAGTGGTGCAGACCATCCTCTACTGCGACTTCTTCTATTTGTATGTAACAAAAG
- the mettl9 gene encoding protein-L-histidine N-pros-methyltransferase isoform X3, translating to MWTGKYIRNPVVRSLLVNMLSDLDTIDVTKWYRCNPDLLEESLQPLFIQNQLDADTRAFVEQSEEKSTYLFTQIYYSLVSTILSPLVSRTSINGFLGRGSMFVFSKNQFQQLLQIEPDWVADRLLDLGAGDGGVTKVMAPHFTEVYVTEVSLTMKRRLRKKKFKLLGIDAWQETGFKYDVISCLNLLDRCDDPLRLLKDIRQSLVPGTGRLIMAAVIPFQPWLEIGGRWERPREYIKIQGKTWEEQVNGLTNEVFRKVGFEVESFTRLPYLCEGDIARDYYLLDDAVFVLKSSDDQVAAP from the exons ATGTGGACCGGGAAGTACATCCGAAATCCGGTTGTCCGCTCCCTCCTGGTGAACATGCTGAGCGACCTGGATACGATAGACGTTACAAAG TGGTACAGGTGCAATCCTGACCTACTGGAAGAATCACTGCAACCACTGTTTATCCAAAACCAGCTGGATGCAGACACCAGGGCTTTTGTGGAACAGAGTGAAGAGAAGTCTACCTATCTCTTCACCCAAATCTATTATTCTCTCGTCTCAACTATCCTCAGCCCGCTGGTATCACGTACCTCCATTAATGG GTTTCTGGGTCGCGGCTCTATGTTCGTGTTTTCCAAGAACCAGTTCCAGCAGCTGCTACAGATCGAGCCAGACTGGGTGGCTGACAGGCTATTGGACCTCGGCGCGGGGGATGGTGGTGTTACAAAGGTGATGGCACCACATTTTACGGAGGTCTATGTAACTGAAGTGTCATTGACCATGAAAAGGCGTCTCCGCAAGAAGAAATTCAA ACTGCTGGGTATAGATGCATGGCAGGAGACAGGCTTTAAGTATGACGTGATCAGCTGTTTGAACCTTCTTGACCGCTGTGACGATCCTCTGCGTCTCCTGAAAGACATCCGACAATCGCTGGTTCCGGGGACGGGAAGACTCATCATGGCTGCTGTGATTCCTTTCCAACCTTGGCTAGAAATCG gaGGGAGATGGGAGCGTCCCAGGGAATACATAAAAATTCAAGGCAAGACTTGGGAGGAGCAAGTAAACGGTCTTACAAATGAGGTTTTTCGAAAGGTGGGGTTTGAGGTGGAGTCCTTCACCCGATTGCCATACCTCTGCGAAGGGGACATAGCAAGAGATTACTACCTTCTTGATGATGCAGTTTTTGTTCTAAAGTCCTCAGATGATCAAGTGGCTGCTCCATGA
- the mettl9 gene encoding protein-L-histidine N-pros-methyltransferase isoform X1: MVTGLVESSAFPAGWVVGYVAFLLSIRRMWTGKYIRNPVVRSLLVNMLSDLDTIDVTKWYRCNPDLLEESLQPLFIQNQLDADTRAFVEQSEEKSTYLFTQIYYSLVSTILSPLVSRTSINGFLGRGSMFVFSKNQFQQLLQIEPDWVADRLLDLGAGDGGVTKVMAPHFTEVYVTEVSLTMKRRLRKKKFKLLGIDAWQETGFKYDVISCLNLLDRCDDPLRLLKDIRQSLVPGTGRLIMAAVIPFQPWLEIGGRWERPREYIKIQGKTWEEQVNGLTNEVFRKVGFEVESFTRLPYLCEGDIARDYYLLDDAVFVLKSSDDQVAAP, translated from the exons ATGGTAACGGGCCTTGTTGAATCCTCTGCTTTCCCCGCAG GGTGGGTCGTAGGTTACGTCGCCTTTCTGCTCTCAATCAGGAGGATGTGGACCGGGAAGTACATCCGAAATCCGGTTGTCCGCTCCCTCCTGGTGAACATGCTGAGCGACCTGGATACGATAGACGTTACAAAG TGGTACAGGTGCAATCCTGACCTACTGGAAGAATCACTGCAACCACTGTTTATCCAAAACCAGCTGGATGCAGACACCAGGGCTTTTGTGGAACAGAGTGAAGAGAAGTCTACCTATCTCTTCACCCAAATCTATTATTCTCTCGTCTCAACTATCCTCAGCCCGCTGGTATCACGTACCTCCATTAATGG GTTTCTGGGTCGCGGCTCTATGTTCGTGTTTTCCAAGAACCAGTTCCAGCAGCTGCTACAGATCGAGCCAGACTGGGTGGCTGACAGGCTATTGGACCTCGGCGCGGGGGATGGTGGTGTTACAAAGGTGATGGCACCACATTTTACGGAGGTCTATGTAACTGAAGTGTCATTGACCATGAAAAGGCGTCTCCGCAAGAAGAAATTCAA ACTGCTGGGTATAGATGCATGGCAGGAGACAGGCTTTAAGTATGACGTGATCAGCTGTTTGAACCTTCTTGACCGCTGTGACGATCCTCTGCGTCTCCTGAAAGACATCCGACAATCGCTGGTTCCGGGGACGGGAAGACTCATCATGGCTGCTGTGATTCCTTTCCAACCTTGGCTAGAAATCG gaGGGAGATGGGAGCGTCCCAGGGAATACATAAAAATTCAAGGCAAGACTTGGGAGGAGCAAGTAAACGGTCTTACAAATGAGGTTTTTCGAAAGGTGGGGTTTGAGGTGGAGTCCTTCACCCGATTGCCATACCTCTGCGAAGGGGACATAGCAAGAGATTACTACCTTCTTGATGATGCAGTTTTTGTTCTAAAGTCCTCAGATGATCAAGTGGCTGCTCCATGA
- the mettl9 gene encoding protein-L-histidine N-pros-methyltransferase isoform X2 produces MCPLQLRTLLFVGWVVGYVAFLLSIRRMWTGKYIRNPVVRSLLVNMLSDLDTIDVTKWYRCNPDLLEESLQPLFIQNQLDADTRAFVEQSEEKSTYLFTQIYYSLVSTILSPLVSRTSINGFLGRGSMFVFSKNQFQQLLQIEPDWVADRLLDLGAGDGGVTKVMAPHFTEVYVTEVSLTMKRRLRKKKFKLLGIDAWQETGFKYDVISCLNLLDRCDDPLRLLKDIRQSLVPGTGRLIMAAVIPFQPWLEIGGRWERPREYIKIQGKTWEEQVNGLTNEVFRKVGFEVESFTRLPYLCEGDIARDYYLLDDAVFVLKSSDDQVAAP; encoded by the exons ATGTGTCCTCTGCAGCTGAGGACGTTGCTTTTTGTAGGGTGGGTCGTAGGTTACGTCGCCTTTCTGCTCTCAATCAGGAGGATGTGGACCGGGAAGTACATCCGAAATCCGGTTGTCCGCTCCCTCCTGGTGAACATGCTGAGCGACCTGGATACGATAGACGTTACAAAG TGGTACAGGTGCAATCCTGACCTACTGGAAGAATCACTGCAACCACTGTTTATCCAAAACCAGCTGGATGCAGACACCAGGGCTTTTGTGGAACAGAGTGAAGAGAAGTCTACCTATCTCTTCACCCAAATCTATTATTCTCTCGTCTCAACTATCCTCAGCCCGCTGGTATCACGTACCTCCATTAATGG GTTTCTGGGTCGCGGCTCTATGTTCGTGTTTTCCAAGAACCAGTTCCAGCAGCTGCTACAGATCGAGCCAGACTGGGTGGCTGACAGGCTATTGGACCTCGGCGCGGGGGATGGTGGTGTTACAAAGGTGATGGCACCACATTTTACGGAGGTCTATGTAACTGAAGTGTCATTGACCATGAAAAGGCGTCTCCGCAAGAAGAAATTCAA ACTGCTGGGTATAGATGCATGGCAGGAGACAGGCTTTAAGTATGACGTGATCAGCTGTTTGAACCTTCTTGACCGCTGTGACGATCCTCTGCGTCTCCTGAAAGACATCCGACAATCGCTGGTTCCGGGGACGGGAAGACTCATCATGGCTGCTGTGATTCCTTTCCAACCTTGGCTAGAAATCG gaGGGAGATGGGAGCGTCCCAGGGAATACATAAAAATTCAAGGCAAGACTTGGGAGGAGCAAGTAAACGGTCTTACAAATGAGGTTTTTCGAAAGGTGGGGTTTGAGGTGGAGTCCTTCACCCGATTGCCATACCTCTGCGAAGGGGACATAGCAAGAGATTACTACCTTCTTGATGATGCAGTTTTTGTTCTAAAGTCCTCAGATGATCAAGTGGCTGCTCCATGA